A region of Acidithiobacillus ferridurans DNA encodes the following proteins:
- a CDS encoding bifunctional diguanylate cyclase/phosphodiesterase, translating to MTAPDTANFLTLDALLTKINQMISGAEDESVLLQHICEIAVQQSGLKLAFVSRPDTQGRFQFLAAAGQVGYLKDLFISSDAQIPEGQGPAARAWREARVYFGTNFTKEPFLAPWKKRAQAYGLADSATLPIFRDGKVWAILSVYRGDEAQFDDALQTILQQLSLQISQGLERLQDVQRLRFLRASVEALEDGVTIADPQRHLIYVNQAFLKLTGYAMKEVLGRDCKFLQAPQTDAQTVRQIAIALAQEQSYTGDILNQRKDGTLFWNRLHIDPVLNDQGALTGFIGLQRDITQERENRNLIQTLLDNAAVGITVVRQRQIVQCNQHLAGMIGLSPERVIGQSTRLFYPDEATWERIGQAYAELLQTGSTIIRHVMLAHYHNQNPPVVDAFVKLLDDQETSIWTVVDVTESVQQAQQLKKLQNIYQALTVEADILLQGRNVQDMLETTCTRLGEMGIFHTVGVVRPDAQGRVRVLAGAGPGIEMMQPFQIHVDDPSSMSARAWREQRTIVHSDFSSSQADRPWGQVLATSGWVSALATPVWRDGTPFAVIKFISTEQVFDADTTTACERLASLLGHSLDEHDLKEHLRLLQEQEAKIARTDLLTGLPNRRFLEIQMEQAMARAERHNQLLAVCMLDLDGFKPVNDTYGHGAGDEVLVALGKRLSEALRKSDFVARLGGDEFVLLVEDLEDLDDLANIMKKIEDTITAPIPLINGKSVQIGASMGVALYPFGDTDTGDKLLRLADQAMYESKANKAARERFWVLFGEEVQKEKCTPGQQLLDAGALEVWYQPVLDSRTRRVVGVEALARLRDTDGTLWTPAEFLPQLQIGNLSDLTGKVLAQSLADLSLLDAHGWSLWVSVNLDPRSVSEGCITCLQEMIAQSTVDPSRITLEILEGDDFLEQQKALDHLLEIKALGVRLALDDVGSAYSSLLRIKDLPIDEIKLDQSFIRSLEQRPQDLHFVGTIQDLAAGMGVDLVVEGVETEDILDAIIVTGAQFLQGYAIAKPMPLSELQAFLQRPPCHGRPHPTSLLGFYAKQIAAHNALKKAMLHTPHLIDYVAVADATICPGHNHIRRLGIGDHKRLERLHQEYHQSIAAMGERSISSPNNGDWSDVDSAENAFEQAIIGAYWYKKMEDGNPACEAEKPT from the coding sequence ATGACAGCACCAGATACCGCTAATTTTCTCACCCTGGACGCCCTGCTAACCAAGATTAATCAGATGATTTCTGGCGCTGAAGATGAGTCAGTACTTCTGCAACACATATGCGAAATCGCTGTGCAGCAAAGCGGTCTGAAGCTGGCCTTTGTTTCCCGACCAGATACACAAGGGCGATTTCAGTTTCTTGCCGCTGCCGGACAAGTGGGCTACCTCAAAGATCTGTTCATCTCCAGTGATGCGCAGATTCCGGAAGGGCAAGGTCCCGCAGCTCGCGCTTGGCGCGAGGCGCGCGTTTATTTTGGCACTAATTTTACGAAGGAGCCGTTCCTGGCCCCCTGGAAAAAGCGTGCGCAGGCCTATGGCCTGGCCGACAGCGCAACACTGCCCATCTTCCGCGACGGAAAGGTCTGGGCAATTTTATCGGTATATCGCGGCGACGAAGCCCAATTCGACGACGCCCTGCAGACCATACTGCAACAATTGTCCCTCCAGATCAGTCAGGGCCTGGAGCGACTGCAGGATGTGCAGAGGTTGCGATTTTTGCGCGCATCGGTGGAGGCGCTGGAAGACGGCGTTACCATTGCTGACCCGCAAAGACACCTTATCTATGTCAACCAGGCTTTCCTGAAGCTCACCGGCTACGCCATGAAAGAAGTGCTTGGCCGCGACTGCAAGTTCCTGCAAGCCCCGCAGACCGATGCGCAGACAGTCCGGCAGATTGCTATTGCTTTGGCGCAGGAACAGTCCTACACCGGAGACATTCTCAACCAGCGCAAAGACGGCACCCTGTTCTGGAATCGGTTGCACATTGACCCGGTTCTCAATGACCAGGGCGCATTGACCGGATTCATCGGCCTGCAACGGGACATCACACAAGAGCGCGAAAACAGGAACCTCATCCAGACACTGCTGGACAACGCGGCGGTGGGGATCACGGTAGTACGCCAACGCCAAATCGTGCAGTGCAACCAGCATCTAGCAGGCATGATAGGTCTGTCGCCAGAGCGCGTGATTGGGCAAAGCACTCGGTTGTTTTACCCCGACGAGGCAACCTGGGAACGGATCGGACAGGCCTATGCCGAACTCCTCCAAACTGGATCGACCATTATCCGCCATGTAATGCTTGCGCACTACCACAATCAAAACCCACCAGTCGTCGACGCCTTTGTTAAATTGCTGGACGATCAGGAGACCTCCATCTGGACCGTGGTGGATGTGACGGAGTCGGTACAGCAGGCGCAACAGCTAAAGAAACTGCAAAATATCTATCAGGCGTTGACGGTAGAAGCGGATATTCTTCTGCAGGGGCGTAATGTGCAGGACATGCTGGAAACCACCTGCACCCGGCTCGGGGAAATGGGTATCTTTCACACGGTCGGCGTTGTGCGTCCCGATGCGCAGGGAAGGGTGCGGGTGTTAGCTGGAGCGGGTCCCGGGATCGAGATGATGCAACCGTTTCAAATCCACGTGGACGATCCCTCTAGCATGTCTGCGCGCGCATGGCGCGAGCAGAGAACCATCGTACATTCCGATTTCTCCTCCTCACAGGCAGATCGTCCGTGGGGGCAGGTACTCGCTACATCCGGATGGGTTTCGGCATTGGCGACTCCCGTATGGCGAGATGGGACGCCCTTTGCCGTTATAAAATTTATTTCCACGGAGCAGGTGTTTGATGCCGATACCACCACCGCCTGTGAGCGCTTGGCCTCCTTGCTCGGCCATAGTCTCGACGAGCATGACCTCAAGGAGCACTTGCGTTTACTGCAGGAACAGGAGGCGAAGATCGCCAGGACCGACCTGCTCACGGGATTGCCCAACCGGCGCTTCCTGGAAATCCAGATGGAACAGGCCATGGCTCGTGCCGAACGCCACAACCAGCTCCTGGCGGTCTGCATGCTGGATCTGGACGGCTTCAAGCCTGTCAACGATACCTATGGCCATGGGGCCGGAGATGAAGTGCTGGTGGCCTTGGGAAAACGCCTGTCCGAAGCCTTGCGCAAATCGGACTTCGTCGCCCGCCTGGGAGGGGATGAATTCGTCCTGCTGGTGGAAGATCTCGAGGATCTGGACGATCTTGCCAACATCATGAAAAAGATCGAGGACACCATCACCGCCCCTATTCCGCTGATCAATGGCAAAAGCGTTCAGATCGGGGCGAGCATGGGGGTCGCCCTTTACCCCTTTGGGGATACAGACACGGGGGACAAACTCCTGCGCCTGGCGGATCAGGCCATGTACGAGAGCAAGGCAAATAAGGCGGCCCGGGAGCGCTTCTGGGTGCTTTTTGGCGAGGAAGTACAAAAAGAAAAATGCACCCCCGGGCAACAGCTTTTGGATGCTGGGGCTCTGGAGGTCTGGTATCAACCTGTCCTGGATAGCCGGACACGCAGGGTGGTCGGTGTCGAGGCCTTGGCACGTCTACGGGATACGGATGGTACCCTCTGGACGCCGGCGGAGTTCCTGCCGCAATTGCAGATTGGAAATCTTTCTGATCTGACCGGGAAAGTCTTGGCGCAGTCCTTGGCCGATCTGTCTCTTCTGGATGCACATGGATGGTCCCTATGGGTCTCTGTCAATCTGGATCCACGCTCCGTCTCGGAAGGCTGCATCACCTGCCTACAGGAAATGATCGCCCAAAGCACAGTGGATCCCTCCCGCATCACTCTGGAGATTCTGGAGGGAGATGATTTCCTGGAACAGCAGAAGGCGTTGGATCATCTCCTGGAAATAAAAGCATTAGGTGTCCGGCTGGCCCTGGACGATGTGGGCAGCGCCTATAGTTCCCTGCTGCGGATAAAGGATCTTCCTATTGATGAGATCAAACTGGACCAGAGCTTTATCCGCTCCTTGGAGCAGCGACCTCAGGATCTGCATTTTGTAGGTACCATTCAGGATCTCGCTGCTGGCATGGGCGTGGATCTGGTGGTGGAGGGGGTGGAAACGGAGGATATTCTGGATGCGATCATCGTCACGGGTGCGCAGTTCCTACAGGGCTACGCCATCGCCAAACCTATGCCGCTATCAGAATTGCAGGCATTTCTCCAACGCCCCCCCTGCCATGGTCGACCGCATCCAACCAGTCTGCTGGGATTTTATGCCAAGCAAATCGCAGCCCATAATGCCCTAAAAAAAGCGATGCTCCATACCCCCCATCTAATAGACTATGTGGCAGTGGCCGACGCTACCATCTGTCCTGGCCATAACCATATCCGCAGATTAGGAATTGGTGACCACAAACGACTGGAGCGACTCCATCAGGAGTACCACCAATCCATTGCGGCCATGGGCGAACGGTCGATTTCCTCTCCGAACAATGGTGACTGGAGCGACGTAGATTCAGCGGAGAATGCGTTCGAACAGGCCATTATAGGTGCTTACTGGTACAAGAAAATGGAAGACGGAAATCCGGCTTGTGAAGCAGAGAAGCCAACATGA
- a CDS encoding PilZ domain-containing protein: MSLTESDTELALILPHRSGLPLVEYLPLVFLSGADELPLPEPEALGAVEGRSAIVYGPEEDDDGLLCHAQGWDMGDLVLEPTTPANGEIPSYNKALIFLFAKPNLLGFFADWKSFQKGAHHFRRPNLVLTRRARQKQRLRLDGDIIVRRRNGSTLLSKLYDFGPSGASFYTDAADFRSGEMLLAEFEISGCGSCETTATIVRVETLSHSHYGYLVGIYFHLTKAQLQKAEQLYLCKKAEAIRQLSAPERHRWAPPETV; the protein is encoded by the coding sequence ATGAGCCTTACCGAAAGCGATACCGAGCTAGCCTTAATTTTGCCGCATCGGTCTGGACTTCCACTCGTGGAATATCTACCACTGGTCTTCCTCAGCGGGGCAGATGAACTCCCACTGCCAGAACCGGAGGCTCTGGGTGCCGTAGAGGGGCGGAGCGCCATTGTTTACGGTCCAGAAGAGGATGATGACGGTCTTCTCTGCCATGCGCAGGGGTGGGATATGGGGGACTTGGTCCTGGAGCCGACGACGCCGGCCAACGGAGAAATCCCCAGCTATAACAAAGCGCTTATATTTCTCTTCGCCAAACCTAATCTTCTTGGTTTTTTTGCGGACTGGAAATCTTTTCAGAAAGGTGCGCATCATTTTCGTAGGCCGAACCTGGTGTTGACTCGACGCGCCCGCCAAAAACAACGTCTGCGCCTGGACGGAGACATTATCGTGCGTCGCCGAAATGGGAGCACACTGCTCTCCAAGCTATATGACTTTGGTCCCAGTGGTGCAAGTTTTTATACCGATGCCGCAGATTTCCGCTCTGGAGAAATGTTGTTGGCGGAATTTGAGATCTCTGGTTGTGGCAGCTGCGAAACCACGGCCACCATTGTCCGGGTAGAAACTCTCTCTCATTCTCACTATGGATATCTGGTCGGTATTTATTTTCACCTGACAAAAGCACAACTGCAAAAGGCAGAACAACTGTATTTGTGCAAGAAGGCGGAGGCCATCCGGCAACTGTCCGCCCCTGAGCGACATCGCTGGGCACCCCCAGAAACGGTATAG
- a CDS encoding EAL domain-containing protein, giving the protein MIIDNSGTLPAFLGLQDSDFQVIDRYHDALDKEASALAHAFYDYLLSHPATAAVFRDFSSARLDALIQKQTEHAKGLLVSRLDRPWRESMRKIGALHHHLGIGPSWIAGAYILYWRHWQKILQVQVPESDRDLLRDALFRLLVGDLMFQLEGYAHASRETDSERLALSNVLMSVLAAPRGKVSLRPEDLLQQICDDLPAKSGSVRLAGYMVSDVMGETLTLEHQAGLLSPGLQLQKSTGDPCWKALGSGQSIIQAVDDPQAPEWIKALRNQVEEIGIFPFGTEDLRGAGLIGVREKGYFQRVGSAYLNAFAHLGELVFLLRNQFLRDPLTALPNRFLFMDFLENARNQTLRHERLLGVAILDLDGFKQVNDRLGHGAGDQVLQAVVQRLQVQLRAGDILARLGGDEFGLILPDLERLDDLDGVSERLLAALREPLEIDGEAASVTGSLGITLFPLDDSDASTLIRHADMALYAAKDAGRDQFQLHSLALDEAMQTEAGTRALLEQALQENRLVLYYQPVVSSAGAVIGVEALIRLQHPERGLLPPAAFFSALDHPRLARSIGRFVLNAALHQAALWQEAGHPLRVSVNISTRHLLDARFLEDLQEMLAKYPGLRPELVEIEITESAPLRDMPEAQRLLVACHRLGVRVALDDFGTGNASLTYLQQLPADSIKIDQSFVRDVIDDPKDLAIVTAVITASRMLGMNVIAEGVETADHVDLLVKTGCNHLQGYFFSKPIPAEDVPAWVAHFRPAPRTKDSLHPLNILSPILEGHILRVQKFIGALRQENPFPAHVIEKDAEEYCHLGLWLRGEGKQRFGATPQFMRLLTRHEHLHQVARVAKLHFDAGDADGAMEQGKLLDMENGLLLAELLAMAGESRDNI; this is encoded by the coding sequence ATGATTATTGACAATAGTGGCACTCTACCCGCGTTTCTTGGCCTGCAGGATTCTGACTTTCAGGTCATCGACCGTTATCACGATGCCTTGGATAAAGAAGCATCGGCGCTTGCCCACGCTTTTTACGATTATCTGCTCAGTCATCCCGCCACCGCCGCCGTATTCCGGGATTTCTCCAGCGCGCGTCTGGACGCTCTGATCCAGAAGCAAACGGAACACGCTAAAGGCCTTCTGGTCAGCCGCCTGGATAGGCCGTGGCGGGAGTCCATGCGCAAAATCGGGGCTCTGCACCACCACCTCGGCATCGGACCCTCCTGGATCGCCGGCGCCTATATTCTCTACTGGCGCCATTGGCAAAAAATACTTCAGGTGCAGGTTCCCGAGAGTGACCGGGATTTGCTGCGGGACGCCCTGTTCCGTCTGCTGGTCGGTGACCTCATGTTTCAGCTCGAGGGCTACGCCCACGCCTCCCGCGAGACCGATTCCGAGAGGTTGGCCTTGTCTAATGTGCTGATGAGCGTCCTTGCCGCCCCTCGCGGCAAGGTGTCTTTGCGGCCGGAAGACTTGCTGCAGCAAATCTGCGACGACTTGCCGGCCAAGAGCGGCAGCGTACGTCTGGCCGGTTACATGGTGAGCGACGTCATGGGAGAGACCTTAACCTTGGAGCACCAGGCCGGGCTTCTGTCGCCAGGGCTACAGCTCCAGAAGAGCACCGGAGATCCCTGCTGGAAAGCGTTGGGAAGTGGGCAGAGCATCATCCAAGCCGTGGATGATCCGCAAGCACCGGAATGGATCAAGGCCTTGCGCAACCAAGTAGAGGAAATCGGCATCTTTCCTTTCGGGACAGAGGATTTGCGTGGCGCAGGCCTGATCGGCGTGCGCGAAAAGGGTTATTTCCAACGGGTTGGATCGGCATACCTCAATGCCTTTGCCCATCTTGGGGAACTGGTATTTCTGCTACGCAATCAATTTTTGCGCGATCCCCTTACCGCCCTGCCCAACCGCTTCCTCTTCATGGACTTCCTGGAGAACGCTAGAAACCAAACACTGCGCCACGAGCGGCTTCTGGGGGTAGCGATTCTGGATTTGGACGGCTTCAAGCAGGTGAATGACCGCTTGGGGCATGGTGCTGGAGATCAGGTGCTGCAAGCCGTGGTGCAAAGGCTGCAGGTGCAGTTACGGGCAGGAGACATCCTTGCTCGTCTGGGTGGCGACGAGTTCGGCCTGATATTGCCAGACCTGGAGCGCCTCGACGATCTAGACGGTGTCAGCGAACGATTACTCGCCGCCCTCCGTGAGCCGCTGGAAATCGATGGTGAAGCGGCCAGCGTTACCGGCAGCCTGGGTATCACCCTTTTCCCACTGGATGACAGTGATGCCAGCACCCTAATCCGGCACGCCGATATGGCGCTCTATGCCGCCAAGGACGCGGGCCGGGATCAGTTTCAACTGCATAGCTTAGCCCTGGATGAGGCCATGCAGACTGAAGCGGGGACGCGTGCCCTGCTCGAACAAGCGTTGCAGGAAAACCGTCTGGTGCTGTACTACCAACCGGTCGTGTCCAGCGCCGGAGCGGTGATAGGGGTGGAGGCCCTCATCCGCCTGCAACACCCGGAGAGAGGCTTGCTTCCACCTGCAGCCTTTTTCTCTGCCCTGGACCATCCCCGCCTCGCGCGCTCCATCGGTCGCTTTGTCCTGAACGCGGCGTTGCATCAGGCAGCCCTCTGGCAAGAGGCGGGCCATCCACTGCGTGTGTCGGTCAATATCAGCACCCGTCACCTGCTGGATGCCCGGTTCCTGGAGGATCTCCAGGAGATGTTGGCCAAGTACCCTGGCCTGCGGCCGGAGCTGGTCGAGATCGAAATCACCGAGTCGGCTCCTTTGCGAGATATGCCAGAAGCGCAAAGACTCCTGGTCGCCTGCCATCGCTTGGGAGTACGCGTTGCCCTCGACGACTTCGGTACGGGCAACGCCTCTCTGACTTACCTCCAACAGCTCCCTGCCGATTCCATCAAGATCGACCAGAGTTTCGTGCGAGATGTGATCGATGACCCCAAGGATCTCGCTATCGTTACAGCGGTCATCACGGCCAGCCGCATGCTGGGTATGAACGTGATCGCGGAAGGGGTAGAAACGGCAGATCATGTCGACTTGTTGGTGAAGACGGGCTGTAACCACCTGCAAGGGTATTTTTTCTCCAAACCGATTCCGGCAGAGGACGTTCCTGCTTGGGTAGCCCATTTTCGCCCGGCTCCACGGACGAAAGATTCCTTGCATCCCCTGAATATCCTGTCGCCCATCCTGGAGGGGCACATCCTGCGCGTACAGAAATTCATCGGCGCACTGCGCCAGGAAAACCCATTTCCCGCCCATGTTATTGAAAAGGATGCCGAGGAGTATTGTCATCTGGGTCTGTGGTTGCGTGGGGAGGGAAAACAACGTTTTGGTGCGACACCCCAATTTATGCGTCTCCTCACTCGCCACGAACACCTTCATCAGGTCGCCCGTGTGGCCAAGTTGCACTTTGATGCTGGGGATGCAGATGGAGCCATGGAACAGGGAAAGCTGCTGGATATGGAAAATGGCTTGCTGCTGGCCGAATTGCTGGCCATGGCGGGTGAAAGCCGGGATAATATCTAG
- a CDS encoding acyloxyacyl hydrolase, with amino-acid sequence MLRKKTRLAVLGIGALMLMVAGQAWAMGEGLHVIQGGPAYFNVGVGAFNAAGVVPGPGHRGNATLPEIDLEYQTAAKLFGVGALYGIVANTDGGFMGYTGFYSDIAWSHWVLTPALAMGGYHQGRGKYLDGTFQFRLELSLDYQFANKSRFGLKIAHISNAYTKQEDPGEDEIMLNYSMPLSFGKKT; translated from the coding sequence GTGTTACGTAAAAAAACACGGTTAGCCGTTCTAGGCATTGGTGCGCTCATGCTTATGGTTGCTGGACAAGCATGGGCAATGGGTGAAGGCTTGCATGTGATTCAGGGCGGCCCCGCGTATTTTAATGTCGGCGTCGGAGCCTTTAACGCTGCTGGAGTGGTTCCGGGTCCTGGGCATCGCGGTAACGCGACGTTGCCGGAGATTGATCTAGAATACCAGACAGCCGCCAAGCTGTTCGGTGTCGGTGCACTTTATGGAATTGTTGCCAATACTGATGGTGGATTCATGGGATATACCGGATTTTACTCGGATATTGCATGGAGCCATTGGGTGTTGACACCAGCTCTCGCTATGGGCGGATATCATCAGGGCCGAGGTAAATACCTGGATGGTACTTTCCAGTTCCGATTGGAGTTGAGTCTAGACTATCAGTTTGCTAATAAGTCGCGTTTCGGACTGAAAATTGCCCACATCTCTAATGCCTACACGAAACAGGAAGATCCAGGAGAGGATGAGATTATGCTAAATTATTCCATGCCCTTGTCGTTCGGCAAAAAAACATGA
- a CDS encoding DMT family transporter, with translation MFKENHDMSRVRIILLTLIVLFGMAGNSLLARAALGGHLIGPLPFTTIRLTSGAVILIVLMAVTKTRPKLHHLLMPFMLFFYALAFAYGYEQLGAATGTLFLFFAIQATMLAWEIRGGHRLSKLQWTGSGITLIGLWVLVGGISHVPKLLGIGLMLGAGAAWAGYSILGKSSVDDLATTTANFTYSGLAAIILLAIYAVIEHWHHEVIHISIEGVYYSMLIGAITSALIYVLWYILIKELTGVTSAVIQMLVPVIVVISAVPLLGEQITIRLILAGATMLSGILLVTLSKSIRKSVSDTCS, from the coding sequence GTGTTCAAGGAAAATCATGATATGTCACGTGTGCGCATAATCTTACTGACTCTGATAGTGCTCTTTGGTATGGCTGGAAATAGTCTGCTGGCAAGAGCCGCCTTGGGAGGACATTTAATTGGACCGCTTCCATTTACTACAATTCGCCTGACGAGCGGAGCGGTGATCTTGATCGTGCTGATGGCGGTGACCAAGACAAGGCCGAAATTGCATCATTTGCTGATGCCGTTCATGTTGTTTTTCTATGCATTGGCATTTGCATACGGATATGAGCAGCTTGGGGCAGCTACTGGAACCCTTTTTTTATTTTTTGCCATTCAGGCGACCATGCTGGCATGGGAGATTCGAGGTGGCCACCGGTTGTCCAAACTGCAATGGACTGGCAGCGGGATAACCCTGATAGGGTTATGGGTGTTGGTGGGTGGCATATCACATGTTCCTAAGCTTTTGGGGATAGGATTGATGTTAGGAGCGGGTGCCGCATGGGCGGGATATTCGATACTGGGCAAAAGTTCTGTGGATGATTTGGCCACTACAACTGCTAATTTTACATATTCCGGGCTGGCGGCTATTATCCTCCTGGCGATCTATGCAGTGATAGAACATTGGCATCATGAAGTCATCCATATAAGCATTGAAGGTGTCTATTACTCTATGCTTATTGGTGCCATAACCTCAGCGTTAATTTATGTGCTTTGGTATATCTTAATAAAGGAGCTAACTGGAGTCACAAGTGCCGTCATACAAATGCTGGTCCCCGTGATTGTCGTTATCAGCGCGGTTCCGTTGCTGGGCGAACAAATAACTATACGGCTAATTTTGGCCGGAGCTACGATGCTTTCTGGCATACTTCTGGTAACATTGTCAAAAAGTATTAGAAAATCTGTTAGTGATACATGCTCGTGA
- the gorA gene encoding glutathione-disulfide reductase translates to MDYNYDLLVIGGGSGGIATANRAALHGAKVALVEKGRIGGTCVNVGCVPKKILWYAAGFAEHLQRARDQAFNIHDSTFDWAALKTARDAFVSHLNARYSTGLADNGVTLIHGYARFVDARQIDVDGHMIRADKIVIATGGRPMWPAIPGAELGISSDDFFALETQPRRIAVVGGGYIAVELAGLLRHLGSEVTLLLRRDHFLDSFDVMLREILMKEMIASGVDILTRQKVASLHRDGQSLTLTLEGGQKINGFDTVLWSIGRRPNTDNLGLERADVVRDQHGHIITDAYQTSNQSHIFAIGDITDGPALTPVAIAAGRRLADRLFGGMADRHLSYDNIPTVVFSHPPIGTIGLTEMEARDIHGDNAVKVYSTRFRSMAYAFAENPVQTGMKLVTVGAEEKIVGLHIIGDGAEEMLQGFAVAVKMGACKSHFDDTVAIHPTSAEELVTMR, encoded by the coding sequence ATGGATTACAATTATGACCTGCTCGTCATTGGTGGTGGAAGCGGTGGCATTGCCACGGCAAATCGAGCCGCACTTCATGGTGCAAAGGTTGCGCTTGTGGAAAAAGGCAGAATAGGCGGAACCTGCGTCAATGTTGGATGCGTGCCAAAAAAGATTTTGTGGTATGCAGCAGGATTTGCAGAGCATTTACAAAGGGCTCGTGATCAAGCCTTTAATATTCATGATTCTACTTTTGATTGGGCTGCCCTTAAGACCGCCCGTGACGCCTTTGTCAGTCATCTCAATGCGCGTTATAGCACGGGCCTTGCTGACAATGGGGTGACGCTTATCCACGGGTATGCCCGCTTTGTGGACGCCCGTCAGATTGATGTGGATGGCCATATGATCCGCGCGGACAAAATCGTCATTGCCACCGGTGGCCGCCCGATGTGGCCTGCCATCCCAGGAGCAGAGCTAGGTATCAGTTCTGACGATTTTTTTGCGCTGGAGACCCAGCCCCGCCGGATTGCCGTAGTAGGCGGAGGCTACATAGCGGTGGAGTTGGCTGGCCTGCTGCGCCATCTCGGCAGCGAGGTCACCCTTCTGCTACGACGAGACCATTTTCTGGATAGTTTTGACGTCATGCTCCGGGAAATACTCATGAAAGAAATGATCGCCTCTGGTGTTGATATTCTCACCCGCCAAAAGGTAGCCAGCCTGCACCGAGACGGACAGTCGCTTACCCTCACCCTGGAGGGTGGGCAGAAGATCAACGGTTTCGATACCGTACTTTGGTCTATCGGACGGAGGCCAAACACGGACAACCTAGGGCTAGAGCGTGCTGATGTCGTCAGAGATCAGCACGGCCACATCATCACAGATGCATACCAAACCAGCAATCAATCTCATATTTTTGCTATTGGTGACATCACCGATGGCCCAGCTCTTACCCCCGTAGCCATTGCGGCCGGTCGGCGACTGGCGGATCGCCTCTTTGGAGGCATGGCTGACCGGCATCTCTCGTATGACAATATTCCCACAGTGGTTTTCAGTCATCCACCCATTGGAACGATCGGCCTTACTGAAATGGAGGCTCGGGATATCCATGGGGATAATGCGGTCAAGGTCTATAGCACTCGTTTCCGATCTATGGCGTATGCTTTTGCCGAAAATCCCGTACAAACGGGCATGAAACTCGTCACCGTCGGTGCTGAGGAGAAGATTGTCGGACTTCATATCATCGGTGATGGCGCCGAAGAGATGCTTCAAGGCTTTGCCGTTGCTGTAAAGATGGGTGCTTGTAAAAGCCATTTCGATGACACCGTGGCTATTCACCCAACCAGCGCGGAAGAACTGGTCACGATGCGTTAG
- a CDS encoding carboxymuconolactone decarboxylase family protein, with protein MALLKTVLPSEAEGKIANCYQQIEDAIGYVPEAFHLFSVSPELFEGQMATMAYMASHPTLNPTFISMLRYLVSGRNRNTFCIGFNEAALVNAGINQEDLRQSLIHPEMIPLPEHEKTLMLFILRAIDDPENISEKDIAALHKAGWTDRDIYDALAAGARHAATDVLFNAFKVSSSLKKD; from the coding sequence ATGGCTTTGTTAAAAACGGTGCTTCCATCTGAAGCAGAAGGGAAAATTGCCAATTGTTATCAGCAGATCGAGGATGCTATAGGATATGTCCCAGAGGCATTTCATCTATTCAGTGTAAGCCCAGAATTATTCGAGGGCCAGATGGCCACTATGGCCTATATGGCATCCCATCCTACGCTCAACCCAACATTCATATCCATGCTGCGTTATTTGGTATCCGGTAGAAATAGAAATACCTTTTGTATCGGTTTTAATGAAGCAGCGTTGGTCAATGCGGGTATCAATCAGGAAGATCTACGTCAATCTCTGATCCATCCTGAGATGATCCCTCTCCCGGAACATGAAAAAACTTTGATGCTTTTTATTCTCCGGGCGATTGATGATCCAGAGAACATCAGTGAAAAGGATATTGCGGCGCTTCACAAGGCAGGATGGACGGACCGCGATATCTACGATGCCTTGGCTGCAGGTGCGCGTCATGCGGCTACAGATGTGCTGTTTAATGCATTCAAGGTTTCTTCATCCCTTAAAAAGGACTGA
- a CDS encoding OsmC family protein: MVNNTALNGVDINQLGKTVQAVKDNTALAKCQFRTTTQWISGAHAQTHVQGFYGLGQEDHSRSTPFIIESDEPKALMGTNKGANPVELLLTGLAACITVGLVYNAAARGISLDELKIEISGEIDLQGFMGLSESVRPGFNDISVYCHLKSASPDSDLLDLIEYVKRVSPVHNTISQPTPVEVIFQRL, encoded by the coding sequence ATGGTTAATAACACAGCACTTAATGGCGTAGATATTAATCAACTGGGAAAAACTGTACAGGCAGTAAAAGACAATACAGCGCTAGCCAAGTGTCAATTTAGAACTACTACGCAATGGATATCTGGAGCACATGCGCAGACGCATGTTCAGGGTTTTTATGGATTAGGACAGGAAGACCACTCCAGAAGTACGCCATTTATCATAGAAAGTGATGAGCCGAAAGCTCTGATGGGAACGAACAAGGGAGCGAATCCCGTAGAACTCCTTTTAACTGGGCTGGCCGCTTGTATAACCGTGGGATTGGTCTATAACGCTGCCGCACGTGGAATATCCTTGGATGAACTGAAGATAGAAATCAGTGGAGAGATCGACTTGCAAGGCTTTATGGGTCTTTCTGAATCGGTTCGACCGGGATTTAACGACATTTCTGTGTACTGTCACCTAAAAAGTGCGTCTCCTGATAGCGACCTCTTGGATCTGATCGAATATGTCAAAAGGGTATCACCGGTACATAATACAATCAGTCAGCCGACGCCCGTAGAGGTAATCTTTCAGCGACTCTGA